Below is a genomic region from Anaerolineae bacterium.
AGTGCAAGATTTCGACCGGTTGAAAAAGCGGGTCGAAAAACTTAGCGACACGCCGGTGGAAATCATTCCCCAGCAAGACACCTTTTTCCACACGCCCAAAGGCCGGCTCAAACTGCGCCAACTTACCCCCAACCGGGGCCAACTGATCTACTACGAGCGAGAAGACATTGCCGGCCCCAAACAATCAAATTATTTCATTTATCCCACCCCTGCCCCCCAAACCCTGGCCGCCATTTTGGCCGCCGCCTGGGGCGTTCGCGGCGTTGTCTGTAAAGAACGGCTGCTTTATATGGTCGGCTCTACCCGTATCCACCTGGACAAGGTTGAGGGGCTGGGCGATTTTTTGGAATTTGAGGTGGTGTTGAATGAAACCGATACCCCTGCCGCAGGTGAAGCTATTGCCTCGGTCCTGATGGCAAAATTAGGCATTGCCGAAAGTGATTTGGTTGAGGGAGCTTACATTGACCTGCTAGGAGATACGCAGGAGGATTGACGTGGCTGATTGGGGTGGTGGAAGTTTTTTCCCCGTTTTCATCGTCATCATCATTGGCTTGGGCCTGTGGAGCGCTTACGAGCTAAACGGTTTCACCCGGCCGGAAGGCAAACTCAAACGCGGCGTCAAAATTGGCTCGGCGCCGCTGGCCTGGGAAATGTGCCAGCTTCTGGAAACCTTGCCCCACCTGACCCGGTTCAACCGCAATTTTATTCTCATCGAGGGGCGAGAAGTGCTCATTGCCGCCGAACACTCCCTGTGGCAGCCTTCTTCTTACCGGCGCCGCGCCCGGCGCATCCCCTTTGTGGGTTATGTGGACCTCAGCGCGCCGGAAATCCGGCTGGAGTTCCGGCTGCCGCTATCATCTCTGGTAATTTTTATTGTTATCAGCTTGGTGGTGCTGTTTTTTTTAACCAATTTTTTCAGGGTTTTTAAAGAGGGTCTCTTTGGCTTTTCCTGGCTGTGGCTCTTCCCCGTTGTTTTTCTGGTAGTTTATGTTGGCGGGCTGTGGCTCAATTACTCCCGCGAACGCAACCGTTTATTGCATATTCTTGACCAGGCTCTGGGGCAGAGGTCAATGTAAAAACACTCATTGACAGCGCCTCATCCCTTCAAAGACAAATTAAGGGAACACGTGACAGATGACACGTGACCCTATTTTCAGGAGCATTTAGTGAAGTTGAGACACCTGCCCGGCATCATTTTTCTATTCATCCCCCTCCTCGCCTGCGGCAATTTTTTGAGCCAAGCAGAGATCAAACCACCCCCCACCCGGCTAAAATTGGTCAGCTTTGACACGGCCACCCTCACCCCCTTACCCACCGCTACGCCCAACCCTACCCCAACGCCCACCGTTACCCCTTCACCCACTTTCCTCCCCCCAACTTCCACACCAACGCCGACCACCGCGGCCACACCCACGCTGCCGCCCTCCCCGCCTCCCACCCTCACCCCCATCGCGGCCACCGTCACCGCCGCCGCTCAAGCTGCCCAGGCCGCGCAAGCCACCCACACGGTTGAGCAGTATCACCTGGGTTACGGCGTGCAACTGGCCGAGGCCAAAAATATGGACCTGGCCGTGCAGGGCGGTTTCACCTGGGCCAAACACGATCTCAATATTCGTAACGACACTAACTTTAAAACCAACGCCGACAACCTGCTCAGCGACCTCCGCAAAAGCGGCGCCGAACACGTGCTGCTCAAACTCATCATCTGGAACCAGGCCGGCCTGCCCGACGCTCCTCGCACGGCGGACGAGGTGGCAGACTTTGCCGAAAACGCCGCCGAAGCGGCCGAATTCATCCGCAACCGTTACGGCTCGCTTTACCAAACCATTGCCTACGAAATCTGGAACGAACCCAACCTCAACTTTGAGTGGGAAGGCAATCCCAACCCCGCCGAATACGTCGCCCTGCTACGGGCAACGTCCGCCGCCATCCGCCAGGCCGACCCCCAGGCCATCATTGTCAGCGGCGCGCCCTCGCCCGGCGGCGATTACGATGACCTTAAATTTCTGGAAGGAATGTACGCCAACGGCATAAAAGGTTTGGTAGACGCTATCGGCAGCCACCCCTATGGCGGCCCCTGGCCCTACGACCACCCCACCGGCATTGACGAGCAGGGCAACGGCTGGCCCTATTTCCGCAAAGCCGAAGCCCAACGGGCCATTATGGAACAGTACGGCGATACGGACACCCAAATCTGGGCCACCGAATTTAGCTGGCTGGCCGGCATCCCCAACTGCGACTTTGGCGAGCACACCCGCTGGCAGGTAACGCCGGAGCAGCAGGCCGACTACCTGGTGGCCGCCTACAATTACGCCCAGCAAAACTGGCCCTGGATGGGGCCGATGTTTGTGGTGTACGATTTTGCCCTCACCGGGCGCTACGGCCAATGCCATCCCGCCTCCGGCTACTCCATCCTGCGCCCCGGCCCGGATGGCCACATTGTCAGCCCGGCGGCCCAGGCTTTGTTTGCCATGCCCAAATATTCACGGTGGTAAATTTAAATTTTTCATGACTTTACTTAAACCAATGTTTTATGTTAGAATGAGGAGACGTTTTTTATCAAAGATGGCCCATTAAACACGTCAGGTTGAAAACTTAAATGAAGAAACCTGTGCGCAGACATTACCAGTTGGAGAATATTCGCACCCTCCTCACCGACGGATTTACGGAAGGAGATCTCCGCGCTTTTTGTTACGACCAGCCCCGCTTGAGACCCGTTTATTATCAATTGGCCGAAGGGATGGCCAAAACTCAAATTATTCATCGGCTTATTGAATATGCCGACCAACACGAACTTCTTGAATTTCTCCTTGATTGGGCTGAAAAGAATAATCCGGCCAAATATAAACGATACCACCCCTACTTTTTTGACCGGCCTGAAGAAAAACCGGTCCGCATCTTTATCTGTTATAATCCCCACCATACTCCCGATCACCACTTGGCGGACTATCTGGACCAATTCTTGAGTCAACAGCAGTACCAGGTTTTTAGCTATTTCAAACTACAACCCGGCCAAACCTGGCTGGAAGAAATTGATCGCCAGATTGAGGCCAGTGATTTTTTAATCGTCCTGCTCTCTACCGAATCGGCTAACAGTGAAATGGTCCAGGTTGAGGTCAGGCGCGCCAACGAATACCACAAACTACAGAGGCGGCCCCAACTTCTGCCGGTACGGGTTATGGAAGGGGCGTTGCCCTACCCCCTTGACGCCCTTCTGGATCCATTTCAATACGTAACCTGGCGCAGCAAAGCCGATAATCAACGGCTGGAGCAGGACCTTCTAAAAGCCCTTACCGGCCAATTGCCCCGGCAAGAACCCTATCGGGCCAGGCCGGTGAATGACCAAAGCATCATCTCCGAAGATGGCACGCCCGTACCCGACGAACAAAGTTGGCCTTCCCCTCTGCCCTCCTTCAATTCACGCCTGCTCGACGAATTGGAAGCGCCGGGCGGAACGGTCAAACTACGCGACAAATTCTACATTGAACGGGACGCCGACGACCATCTCAAACGGCAAACGGGCAAAACGGGCACCCTCACGATTATCCAGGCCGCCCGCCAGCAGGGAAAAAGTTCGCTCCTGGTGCGGGGGGTGTCTCATGCTCGCCAAAATAAAACCAAAACTGTCAGCCTTGATTTGCAACGGGTTGATAGCCAATACCTGGCCGACCCCGCTCTATTTCTAAACTATCTGGCCGAATCAATTATCCGCAAACTCCGCTGCAACGAAACCGAAGCGGAACGATTTTGGCGCGATAGCGCGTTGGGGCCGCAAGAGAAATTAACCTATCTGCTGGAAGAATACATTTTGCCCACAAGCGATAACCCGATTCTGTTAGCCATAGACGAAGCGGACAGACTTTTGCAGACCGCGTTTCATCCGAATTTTTTTGGCATGCTTCGTTCATGGCACAACAGCGCGGCTTTGGGTGAGCCGTGGGAAAAACTGAACCTTTTACTGGCCATCTCCACCGAACCTTATTTGCTTATCCCGGCCGGCCAGTCGCCGTTTAACGTGGGGCTTAAACTCAATCTGGATGACTTCAACGAAACCCAAATGCACGACCTCAATTGGCGACACGGCTCTCCGGTAAAAGATAAAAACTTCTCGGCCATGATGGCCCTCTTAAACGGCCATCCATACCTTTCCCGTAAAGCATTCTATACCATCGCCACCGAACACCTGACCTGGAACAATTTAATGCAAATTGCCGCCAAAGAGGATGGCCCCTTTGGCGACCATCTACGCCATCAACAATGGCTTTTGCATGCTGAAACAGATTTGAAATCTGCGTTAAAAGAAATCATCCAGCACAATCGCTGTCACAATAAAGAGGCGCTGTTCCGGCTGCTGCGGGCCGGGTTGGTACGGTACGAGGGAGAATATTGTACCTGCCGCTGCGATTTATACCGTCTCTATTTTGCAGACAGGTTATAATGGATCTGACCGGCCAGACTCTGAACCAATATCAAATCAGGGAACAGATTGGCCACGGGGGGATGGCCCAAGTTTACAAAGCCTATCAGCCCAATCTGGAACGTTATGTTGCCGTAAAAGTGCTATACGCGCCCCAGGCTGATGACCCAGACTTGAAAGAACGCTTTGCCCGCGAAGCCAAAGCCATTGCCCAACTGAGCCACCCCAATATTCTGCCCATCTACGACGTTGGTTCGGCAGGGGAGATTACCTATTTTGTCATGAAGTATGTCCCCGGCGGCCAAACCTTAAAAAGTTTGTTGGGACAGCCACTGGAACTGGCCACGGTGGGCCACTATATTGAACAAATTGCCAATGCCCTTGACCACGCCCACGAACATAAAATTCTTCACCGCGACATCAAACCGGCCAATATATTGTTAGAGCACAACTGGCTGCTTCTGGCCGATTTTGGCCTGGCCAGAACCGGCCTGGAGAGCCAATTAACCACTCAAGGCGCCGTGGTGGGCACGCCCCAATATATGGCCCCGGAACAGGCCGAAGGAGAGACCGTTGACTACCGCGCCGATATTTATTCCCTGGGCGTTGTTTTGTACGAGATGATCATGGGACACGTGCCCTACGACGCCGAATCGCCCCTGGCCATCCTCTACAAACACATCCACGATCCGGTGCCCCGCCCCCGCCGCTACCGGCGCGACCTGTCCGCCGGCCTTGAAGCCGTTATCCTCAGGGCTTTGGCCAAAGAGCCGGCCAACCGTTTTGCCCGGGCCGGCGCTTTGGCCGAAGCTTTACGCGCCCAACTGGAATCGAGCCCGTTGGCCGGAGTGGAAGGAATCCGGCAGGGCATCCCCCCCAGAATTTTTCTCTGGTTTCAATCCAATGCCCTGCCCGACCAACAACTGGCCGCGTACTTACAAAACCTGCTGCGGCAATCGGGCCATGTTGTTTCCGCCGATCCCGTTACCCACACCGACGAGGCGTGGCTGGCCGAAATTGACCCTAAAATTGAAAGCGCCGATTTTTTGATTGTGTTGCTCTCGCCAAGCTCACTGGAAAACCAAATGGGCCTGGATGTTCTCAAACAGGGTTTGGTCCATCACAAACAGCAAAAACGCCCCCACATTCTGCCGGTTCAGATAGGCCGCCTGGCTATGCCGCCGGCCGGTGAAGCGTACTTAACCTCACTGCCCCGGATCATCTGGCAAAATGAAACCGATAACGACCAGGTTGGGCAGGCCATTCTGGCTGCCACTACGGCCCGGGGTTCAGCCTCCACCACTTCGCTGCCGTTGGGCATAATTTCAGAAGACGGCGGCACGTTCACCGACGACGAAGCCATCCATACCCCCCTGCCTCAATTCGACCCCGGCCTGGTGGAATCCCTGGAAGCGCCCGGCGGGGTGATCAAACTGCGCGACAAGTTTTATATTGAACGTTATGCCGATGCCCAACTTCGTCGGGAAGTGACCAAAGCGGGCACCACCACCACTATCCGCGCTTCGCGGCAAACGGGCAAAAGCTCGCTCCTGGTGCGCGGCATAAATTTTGCGCGCGAAAACAAGGCCAGGGTATTCCACCTTGACCTGCAACAATTTGACGCCGAACGGTTAGCCACCCCCAATATTTTTCTACACAGCCTGGCCGAACTGATGGTGCGCAAACTGCGGCTTGAAGTGGCCGAAGTAGAAAACTTCTGGCGCGGCTCGTTAGGCCCGCAAGATAAATTGACTTACCTTATCGAAGATTATATTTTACCCGAAACCAACAGTCCCATCGTCCTGGCCCTGGATGAAGTAGACCGCCTGCTGCAAACCACAAATTTCTACAGCGATTTTTTTGCCCTGCTGCGCGCCTGGCACAATAGCCGCGCCCTTAATGAAGATTGGAACCGGTTCAATATTATCCTGGTTATTTCTACCGAACCTTACCTGCTCATCAATGAAATCAATCAATCACCCTTCAACGTGGGGCTTAGAGTTTACCTGGAGGATTTCAATCAGGCCCAGGTGCGCGATCTGAACCAACGGCACGGCGCGCCGGTAGCCGAGGCGGATTTCCCTGAATTGATGGACCTGCTGAACGGGCAACCCTATTTAACCCGCCAGGCGCTCTACACTATGGTCATTCAACAACTTACCTGGGCCAACCTGCGGCAAATTGCCGTGGAAGACAACGGCCCTTTTGGCGACCACCTGCGCCGGCAGCACTGGCTGCTGGGGCAAGAGCCAATGCTCAAAGAGGCCTTCAGGCAAGTTATTCACAATAAAAATTGCGAAGACGACACGGCCCGGTTTCGCCTGCTGCAAGCCGGTTTAATTAAAGGCAGCGGCGACGTGTA
It encodes:
- a CDS encoding class IV adenylate cyclase — its product is MATNIEIKAKVQDFDRLKKRVEKLSDTPVEIIPQQDTFFHTPKGRLKLRQLTPNRGQLIYYEREDIAGPKQSNYFIYPTPAPQTLAAILAAAWGVRGVVCKERLLYMVGSTRIHLDKVEGLGDFLEFEVVLNETDTPAAGEAIASVLMAKLGIAESDLVEGAYIDLLGDTQED
- a CDS encoding cellulase family glycosylhydrolase yields the protein MKLRHLPGIIFLFIPLLACGNFLSQAEIKPPPTRLKLVSFDTATLTPLPTATPNPTPTPTVTPSPTFLPPTSTPTPTTAATPTLPPSPPPTLTPIAATVTAAAQAAQAAQATHTVEQYHLGYGVQLAEAKNMDLAVQGGFTWAKHDLNIRNDTNFKTNADNLLSDLRKSGAEHVLLKLIIWNQAGLPDAPRTADEVADFAENAAEAAEFIRNRYGSLYQTIAYEIWNEPNLNFEWEGNPNPAEYVALLRATSAAIRQADPQAIIVSGAPSPGGDYDDLKFLEGMYANGIKGLVDAIGSHPYGGPWPYDHPTGIDEQGNGWPYFRKAEAQRAIMEQYGDTDTQIWATEFSWLAGIPNCDFGEHTRWQVTPEQQADYLVAAYNYAQQNWPWMGPMFVVYDFALTGRYGQCHPASGYSILRPGPDGHIVSPAAQALFAMPKYSRW
- a CDS encoding AAA-like domain-containing protein, coding for MKKPVRRHYQLENIRTLLTDGFTEGDLRAFCYDQPRLRPVYYQLAEGMAKTQIIHRLIEYADQHELLEFLLDWAEKNNPAKYKRYHPYFFDRPEEKPVRIFICYNPHHTPDHHLADYLDQFLSQQQYQVFSYFKLQPGQTWLEEIDRQIEASDFLIVLLSTESANSEMVQVEVRRANEYHKLQRRPQLLPVRVMEGALPYPLDALLDPFQYVTWRSKADNQRLEQDLLKALTGQLPRQEPYRARPVNDQSIISEDGTPVPDEQSWPSPLPSFNSRLLDELEAPGGTVKLRDKFYIERDADDHLKRQTGKTGTLTIIQAARQQGKSSLLVRGVSHARQNKTKTVSLDLQRVDSQYLADPALFLNYLAESIIRKLRCNETEAERFWRDSALGPQEKLTYLLEEYILPTSDNPILLAIDEADRLLQTAFHPNFFGMLRSWHNSAALGEPWEKLNLLLAISTEPYLLIPAGQSPFNVGLKLNLDDFNETQMHDLNWRHGSPVKDKNFSAMMALLNGHPYLSRKAFYTIATEHLTWNNLMQIAAKEDGPFGDHLRHQQWLLHAETDLKSALKEIIQHNRCHNKEALFRLLRAGLVRYEGEYCTCRCDLYRLYFADRL
- a CDS encoding AAA-like domain-containing protein produces the protein MDLTGQTLNQYQIREQIGHGGMAQVYKAYQPNLERYVAVKVLYAPQADDPDLKERFAREAKAIAQLSHPNILPIYDVGSAGEITYFVMKYVPGGQTLKSLLGQPLELATVGHYIEQIANALDHAHEHKILHRDIKPANILLEHNWLLLADFGLARTGLESQLTTQGAVVGTPQYMAPEQAEGETVDYRADIYSLGVVLYEMIMGHVPYDAESPLAILYKHIHDPVPRPRRYRRDLSAGLEAVILRALAKEPANRFARAGALAEALRAQLESSPLAGVEGIRQGIPPRIFLWFQSNALPDQQLAAYLQNLLRQSGHVVSADPVTHTDEAWLAEIDPKIESADFLIVLLSPSSLENQMGLDVLKQGLVHHKQQKRPHILPVQIGRLAMPPAGEAYLTSLPRIIWQNETDNDQVGQAILAATTARGSASTTSLPLGIISEDGGTFTDDEAIHTPLPQFDPGLVESLEAPGGVIKLRDKFYIERYADAQLRREVTKAGTTTTIRASRQTGKSSLLVRGINFARENKARVFHLDLQQFDAERLATPNIFLHSLAELMVRKLRLEVAEVENFWRGSLGPQDKLTYLIEDYILPETNSPIVLALDEVDRLLQTTNFYSDFFALLRAWHNSRALNEDWNRFNIILVISTEPYLLINEINQSPFNVGLRVYLEDFNQAQVRDLNQRHGAPVAEADFPELMDLLNGQPYLTRQALYTMVIQQLTWANLRQIAVEDNGPFGDHLRRQHWLLGQEPMLKEAFRQVIHNKNCEDDTARFRLLQAGLIKGSGDVYACRCDLYRQYFKDKL